The Paenibacillus sp. G2S3 region CACGTTTATTCGCATGTTCCGCAAGTATGAAGGATTAGCTCCTGGCCAATACGCAAAGAAGCTTAACGAGAAGGATTGAGCCTTCAAATAATGAGAATCGTTGATTCAAAAAACAAAGCCGCCTAGCTTAAGTGCCAGGCGGCTATTGTATGTTCGACGGGCGTTTCCCTATATAACGAGAAATTGTTGATACATAAAATAATGCACATTATGAACCCAGACATAAAGAGTTGCTGCTAGATGAAATAATGGCGATAGACAGCGCTTACATTCATTCCTATAGTTTAAATTGCAACGCTGACCTTTCAAATGGGAGCGCTCCTGAGGGGATCAGCTAAACATCGTTGCGAGAGGAGAAGAGAGTGCTGCTTAACTTTAAAGAAATAAAAACCAACCTGATCAGGGACCGTTATCTTTATCTGCTCCTGATACCGTTTCTGGCTTGGTATATCATCTTTGCTTATAAGCCGATGTACGGCCTGCAAATCGCCTTTAAGGATTTCAGTGTATATAAAGGAATTGAAGCGAGTCCCTGGGTTGGATTTGAACACTTCGAGACCTTTTTTAAAAGTCCATATTTCTGGCGGCTATTAAAAAACACAGTATTGCTCAGTATGTATCAATTGCTGTTCGCGTTTCCTGTGCCGATTATCCTCGCTTTGTTATTTAACGAATTGAAGAATGGAGTATTCAAAGCAACGGTGCAGACCTTCACGTATTTACCCCATTTTATTTCGGTCGTTGTCGTAGCTGGGATTGTGACTAACTTTTTGGCTCCTAGCAACGGCATTATCAATATCCTGATCGAAATGATGGGAGGAGAAAAGCAATACTTTCTGACCAATCCCGATTATTTCCGTACGATTTTTATCGGGTCCATGGATATTTGGAAGGAAGCGGGATTTGGTACCATCATCTATATAGCTGCATTGTCCGGTGTCAATCCGGCTTTGTATGAAGCAGCGGTTATCGATGGAGCTAATAAATGGAAGCAAATGTGGCATATCACGCTTCCCGCCATCATTCCGACGATCGCAATCATGCTTGTCATGAAGGTGGGCTCCATGTTGGAAGTAGGCTATGAGGCGATCATTCTTCTGTATCAGCCAGCCACCTATGAGACGGCCGACGTTATTAACACCTACGTGTACCGGTCCGGTTTACAGGATGCACGTTACGACCTGGCGACAGCGGTGGGACTATTCAATGCCGTCGTTGGATTTATTCTAGTCGTATTTGCCAACAAGATGAGCAAGAAATTAACAGAGACTGGATTATGGTAGGTGATGGAAGATGAAAAAAACCAGAGGCGAAAAGCTGTTTTATATCTTTAACTGTGTATTTCTTGGAATGATCGCTTTGCTTGCACTGTACCCGTTTGTCTATGTCTTATCTGCATCCATCAGCTC contains the following coding sequences:
- a CDS encoding ABC transporter permease subunit produces the protein MLLNFKEIKTNLIRDRYLYLLLIPFLAWYIIFAYKPMYGLQIAFKDFSVYKGIEASPWVGFEHFETFFKSPYFWRLLKNTVLLSMYQLLFAFPVPIILALLFNELKNGVFKATVQTFTYLPHFISVVVVAGIVTNFLAPSNGIINILIEMMGGEKQYFLTNPDYFRTIFIGSMDIWKEAGFGTIIYIAALSGVNPALYEAAVIDGANKWKQMWHITLPAIIPTIAIMLVMKVGSMLEVGYEAIILLYQPATYETADVINTYVYRSGLQDARYDLATAVGLFNAVVGFILVVFANKMSKKLTETGLW